In Desulfobulbaceae bacterium, the genomic stretch GCCGGTAAATATTTTTGAGCTGATGCCTTTTGCGAACGTTGTCTAATTCAATTTTTGGTTTTTTAAAAGTACAAATACGCAAAGGGATACAGCTTTCTCCGGCGTTTGATGAAAACTGCCCTGTTGACAATAGAGTAGCCTCGTTATAAATAGTCCGTAAACGAAGAGAATAATCGTCTTGTAGAAATTACTGTGAGACACCTATCGGCAGGAAAATAGAATGCAAAATAAAATATTTGAGGGGCTTAGGGGGTCTGTTGCGGCCAAAACTGATTTTGCACAGCAGAATGCCCAGGCAATTATCACTGTCGTGCAGCTTGTTGTCGAGGCCTTTAATAATGGCAATAAACTGCTGATTTTCGGCAATGGCGGAAGCGCTGCCGATGCTCAGCATATGGCGGCGGAGTTTGTCAACCGTTTCCTGATTGACCGACGGCCACTACCGGCAATTGCCTTGACTACCGATAGTTCAATCTTGACGAGCGTCGGCAATGATTTTAGTTTTGAGGATATATTCCTGAAGCAACTTCAGGCCCTTGGCAAAGAAGGTGATGTTGTTTTGGGTATATCGACAAGCGGAAACTCTGCAAACGTAATTAAGGCAGTTGAGTATGCGAAGTTTCGAGGTATGGCCACTGTGGTCTTAACTGGTGGAAACGGCGGCACCCTTCTTGGTCTTGCCGATGTGGGCTTAAATGTCGGGACTAGTTTCACCCCGCATATACAAGAAACTCATGTCTGGGTTGAACATATGATTTGCCAACTGGTTGATGAACTGCTCTTTGGAGGGGTGAATCAGTGAAGAGTTATCGGCCAATTGATTTGACGGCCCTGAAAACCTATTCGCTTCACGACAGGCCTAGCAAGGTCTCGGTGCACGATTTTGCCGGTATTCCAACTGCGGGTGCCTCGGTTAAAGAGTTGCTGGCCATGCTGCCCAAACAGCTTCTTGGCAATGATTTTCCTCTGCTGATTAAACGGGTTATAGATTCACACATGAATGATCGCCCTGTT encodes the following:
- a CDS encoding SIS domain-containing protein, translated to MQNKIFEGLRGSVAAKTDFAQQNAQAIITVVQLVVEAFNNGNKLLIFGNGGSAADAQHMAAEFVNRFLIDRRPLPAIALTTDSSILTSVGNDFSFEDIFLKQLQALGKEGDVVLGISTSGNSANVIKAVEYAKFRGMATVVLTGGNGGTLLGLADVGLNVGTSFTPHIQETHVWVEHMICQLVDELLFGGVNQ